ttctgtgatttcagatattttctggctgaaattgagggtcctgagcaaaaatctgattcagagactgaaaaggactgcagatgctgttggattctgacctccctgcactcgaagtggattttctggatctacagaagcccaattggcgcgctctcaacggcgttggaaagtagacatcctgggctttccatcaatatatgatagtccatactttgcccaagatttgatggcccaaaccggcgtggcaaatcagcctcagaatttccagcgtttaacgctggaactggcataaaacttggagttaaacgcccaaactggcataaaagctggcgtttaactccagaaaaggtctctacacgaaaatgcttcaatgctcagcccaagtacacaccaagtggacccagaagtggatttttacgtcatttactcatttctgtataccctaggttactagtttactattaataggatcttttgacattgtatctgtacctcatgacactttacacatttctttgtgtactttccacagcatgagtctctaaaccccatggttgggggtgaggagctctgctgtgtcttgatggattaatgcaattactactgtttttcattcaatcatgcttgcttccattctaagatatcacttgttcttaaactggatgaatgtgatgatccgtgacactcatcaccattctcaactatgaacgtgtgcctgacaaccacctccgttctatcttagattaagtagatatctcttggattctttaattagaatcttcgtggtataagctagaactgatggcggcattcaagagaattcggaaggtctaaaccttgtctatggtattctgagtaggattcaatgattgaatgactgtgacgagcttcaaactcctgagggcggggcgttagtgacagacgcaaaagaatcactggattctattccggcccgattgagaaccaacagatggatagccgtgccgtgacagggtgcgttgaacatttccactaagaggatgggaggtagccactgacaacggtgaaacccttgcatacagcttgccatggaaggagccttgcgtgtttgaagaagaagacagtaggaaagcagagattcagaagatggatcatctccaaaacctcaacctgttccccattactgcagaacaagtacttatttcatgttcttttacttttcacaatcaatcctgataatttctgatatcctgactaagatttacaagataaccatagcttgcttcaagccgacaatctccgtgggatcgacccttactcacgtaaggtattacttggacgacccagtgcacttgctggttagttgtgcggaaagaaattaagtgatttttgaaaaagattttgaaataagaaattaaaaagatatgattgaaaactattttgaaaaagatgtgatttaagaagatatgattgaaaaagatatagttttaaaaagacatgattgagaagatatgatttgaaaaacaatttaaaagatttgattttgaaaattaatgacttggctaacaagaaaagatatgattcaaacattaaacctttctcaacaaaaaaggcaacatacttgaaatgttgaatgaaatcattaattgatagcaagtatttttgaaaatggaaagaaattgattttgaaaaacatttgattgaaaagatttgatttgaaaaagatttgattttgaaaaattttgaaaacttgaaaaaaattggcattaaaaacaaaatcttccctcttatgccatcctggcgttaaatgcccataatggtgcacattctggtgtttaacgcccaaaactcaccccttttgggcgttaaacgcccagccagcaccctggctggtgtttaaacgccagtttgccttcctcactgggtgttttgaacgcccagctttttctgtgtaattcctctgctgtatgttctaaatcttcaattctctgtattattgactcgaaaagacacaaattaaaaaatttttggatttttaataatgaggaataatcaaaatgcaactaaaatcaaataaacaatgcatgcaagacaccaaacttagaagtttgtatactactgacactaacaaattgagaatgcatatgagaaacaacaaaacacacaagacaagagaatttaaagatcagaacaaggaaatcatcaagaacgacttaaagattaatgaagacacatgcatgaatgcaagaagaatagaaacatgcaattgacaccaaacttaaaatgagactagtgtctcaacaagaaacataaaatatatttttttatttttatgattttgtatttttttttggatttttcgaaaattaagtggaaaagaaaataaagatatcaaaattcttaatgagaattccaggaatcatgcaatgttagtctaaaacttcagtctaaaggaattagacatggctagccaagcttcagcaggacattgcattcaagagctaaattgatgaaaatcaatcagctttggtgatgataagaacatcaccttgaaacactagaattcattcttaagaactctgaagaaaaatacctaatctaagcaacaagatgaaccgtcagttgtccaaacttgaacaatccccggcaacggcgccaaaaacttggtgcacgaaattgtgatcatcaatggcgccattaacatggtacacacaattgtaatctcaactctttatcacaacttcgcacaactaactagcaagtgcactgggtcgtccaagtaataaaccttacgcgagtaagggtcgatcccacggagattgttggtatgaagcaagctatggtcaccttgtaaatcttagtcaggcagattcaaatggttatggatgatatatgaataaagcataaagatagagatacttatgtaattcattggtgagaatttcagatacgcgaatggagatgctttgtcccttccgtctctctgctttcctactgtcttcatctaatccttcttactcctttccatggcaagctgtatgtagcgtttcaccattgtcaatggctacctcccatcctctcagtgaaaatgttcaacgcgctctgtcacagcacggctaatcatctgtcagttctcaatcgggttggaatagaatctagtgattcttttgcgtctgtcactaacgcccagccctcaggagtttgaagctcgtcacagtcattcaatccttgaatcctactcagaataccacagacaaggtttagaccttccggattctcttgaatgccgccatcaattctagcttataccacgaagattccgatcaagggatccaagagataaactttcaagccttgtttgcttgtagaaaagaagtggttgtcaggcactcgttcataagtgagaatgatgatgagtgtcacataatcatcacattcatcatgttcttggctgcaaatgaatatcttagaacaagaataagctaaattgaatagaagaacaatagtaattgcattaatactcgaggtacagcagagctccacaccttaatctatggtgtgtagaaactccaccgttgaaaatacataagaacaaggtctaggcatggccgtgaggccagcccccatgatctaagatagcataagactaaagatagctacccagataagagtacaatagtaaaaggtcctatttgtagagaactagtagcctaggatttacaaggatgagtaaatgacataaaaatctacttccgggcccacttggtgtgtgcttgggctgagcattgaagcatttttgtgtagagacttcttttggagttaaacgccagcttttgtgccagtttgggcgtttaactcccattcttgtgccagtttcggcgtttaatgccaggcagttttgagctgatttggaacgccggtttgggccatcaaatctcgggcaaagtataaactattgtatattgttggaaagcccaggatgtctactttccaacgcagttgagagcgcgccagttgGGCTTTTGtacctctagaaaatccacttcgagtgcaggaaggtcagaatccaacagcatctgcggtccttttcagcctctgaatcagatttttgctcaggtccctcaatttcagccagaaaatacctaaaatcatagaaaaacatacaaactcatagtaaagtccagaaaagtgaattttaactaaaaactaataaaaatataataaaaactaactaaaacatactaaaaacatactaaaaacaatgccaaaaagcgtataaattatccgctcatcactggttATTTTGCAGTTTGACAAGAAACACAATCAAAGAATCAttattaaataatcctaatacTCCCTTAGATAGAGAGGATGCAAGTTTTCTAATGAACTATGAGCAAGACGTCGATGCCATGAGTGAAATATGGATGTTGGAGAAACAACACAAAGGTTTTTGGtagaggaaacatgaaaattcctAACTTCAGACAGTCTTCTTACCTTACATCCAATCCCAATGAATTGTCTTGTCCAATGATCCTATATACGacaaccaaaaatagaaaaaattgacATCAAAACTAAGTTCAACTAATTGACCTAtagaaataagattgaaattcAATTCAGGAGTAGAATAAGTATCAGGTAGGTGAAGGTCATACCGTGAAACAGATCCTTTATGATTCACATACATAAAGGATCCATCATTAGTGTGAATAGACAGTGCGGTGGTAGTGGTAGACAAAGATAAAAACATGACACATAGGTGCCATGTGATTGAAACGACCAAAATTAAAGTACTGTTTAGAGTTACCTAGAGGAGTGGATAGAGAAATAGAAGTATTATTGGAGAATGAGAGAGTTGTCTAAAAAAAGACTCAATATCAGATGGAGAAATAGAAGATGGAGTACCAGAAATAGATGAGGTAGATACATCATCGGCAGAAGCTGCATGAAGTAACAGACGCGGACTTGGAAGCGTTGGAGCAAGGATGATACCTGTTTTGGTCTAGACGAGTTGGATGAGTAAGACAAGTAGTTATCAAGTGACCCAACTATTTGCAGTAGCGACAATATAGAATAGAATAGTTTGAGGCAATATTGTAAGACCtcgaaatttcgaaaattaaataataagttatttattatttattttatttattcaagagTATATTTTTAAGAGATTTTTATACTAATTGAGTATTTTCTTATTATGATTTAACGCTTTAGTAATTgggaaataatgagaattttatacgctttaatttgaatatttagattttgaaccttatttataattttaaaggaaattaatttgattatctctaattagAATTTTATACGTTTAAATTTAGAGTATTTATTATTTGTAagtgataattaaataatatttttatatataattaaataatatttttatttgattatctctaattaaataatatttttactagaaATTACTAAACTACACTAGACTAATTCCCCAAAAACAAAATCCTAACCCACTACTCTAGTAGCCAACCCCTCAACCCCACATCCTCACCTCAACTCAATGCACAACACACTCAACTCAACTCACAACACACAAGACACACACAAAGCAATGATAGAGAAGAGGGAAACGAGGAGGAAGAAGTTGCTGCCGTCGTCACACGCGTTGCTGCGTTGTGCCGTCATTGTGGACTCCGTAGTCGTCGCTGAAGGTCCCGATCGTCCAGCTCGCCGCTACCGTTGCCTTGTTGGCGATCTGTCACACTCGTCGccattaagagagagagagagagaaagagagagagagagagagagagagatgcagGTGAGAGAAGGAGGGTCGCTCACAACCGTTGTCGCCACCATTCGTGCTAACATATCCAACTGGGTCACCATCGAGCTGCTCGCCGTTCTGAGTTGTGCTGCCATGTTTGTGGCCATCGGGAATGTGGCTGTGCTACCAGAAGTCGCTACAGGAGCTGTTGTTACTCCGATCTTTGGTTCTTCTCTAAGTACAGTGAGTTTTCTTGTCCCGAAACCATTATCGCTATTATTTCTATTATAATTTATTGAGGATGTCGCAACGTTGATGTCTTAGGATTAAGTTTTCGAGGTTGCATATTTCAAttagagttgttgttgttgttgttgctgttgctgaAGCGGTATAGAGCTGTGGTTGCAGCTGCCACTGTTGTGGGCTAGGAGAAAAAGTGTCTTAACACATTTTGTGAGTTACATTTTTGACTATTCGAGGTAGGAGTTTttcttaaaacttattttatattacgaaattgttataaattgatattgatgtaaaacatatataaatatatggcaATTTTtgtgagtcttatggattgaCTGGTTTATTTTGGATGAATATGATTGTTGATATGGTCGTCATTATTGCACGTTATAACTCGGCCCCATAGCCATTACCAACGTACAATATAGCTCGTCATTTTCTGTTATTATTCGAAATTATGAGCCATAACTCGGCGATATCAATATTCCTATCGTAACCGACGTTCCAACGACAAAATAAGGTCGGTTACAATATCAATTACTCGAACGTTAGTGCCGAGAAATGTAACAGATGAGGAACTCATCATATAAAAGGGAAGTAAAATGTCTCTAAAGACACAAGTTTTCTTTCAAGTAAGCTAGCATACACACTGACTTAAGCTttagagtgcctttgcaggtacatcCCACCCTCTTTGTATTGCTCGTGCTCTCATACAAACAACGAACACAAGAAGCTCGGATTCCCAGAGACGGACGTTAAACCTTGCAGCACATAGCTCGGTAAATTCGAGGAATTGAAGCCGATCTATTTCCCAGGCAAGatcaattggcgcccaccgtggggcccagaaaatcatattttttcttttggtccCATCACCTCCGTCTGCGTCCATGGCTGACGTACCACCTCCTTCACTGTCCGAACTCATGCGAATGGTAGCTGAGCTACAACAAGCTAACCAATGAATGGCCGACGAAAACCAAATAATGGCCGCCCAAATCGCTGAACTAAATCATGCTCGGATTGAGCACAACGATATTGATCGCCAGCAAGCAGAAGATGAGGAACATCAGTCCCAACCCTCTCATGTCTCGAAGACTGCTCGAGGTGAAGAGCAACAGCccgaagatgaaaaagaagaagccgaTGACCTTGTAGGTCCCTTCACAGAAGaagtgatgaacttcaaactacCGAAGAGGTTCACTCTACCGCTAACCCTCACGTCGTATGATGGACTCGGAGACCCGAAGAAGTTTCTAAAGAAATTCCGATCAATAATGATCGTCAATGGTGCATCAGATACAGTCTTATGTCGTTGTTTTCCGAATTATTTAGACGGCCCTGCACTTGATTGTTTGTGTGCTTTGCCTGCAGGTTCCATTTCGCGATTTCACCAATTGGCGAAGTTATTTGAAGAGCATTTCGCCGGATCCGCAATATACTTGCACGATTCCGATTACTTGAATACTATCAAGCAAGGACCAAACGAAAGCCTAAAGGACTACATGACCCGCTTCACCAAGGTTGCAATCAGCATACCAGACCTCCACCCCGAGGTCCATCTACACGCAATTAAAAGCGGTCTTCGACCCGGAAAGTTCCAGGAGGCAATCGCAGTGGCCAAGCCAAAGACTCTAGCAGAATTTCGCGAGAAGGCTAAGGGACAAATTGATATCGAGGAGCTCAGACAAGCTCGGAAGTCTGACAAGTCACACCTCCGCGAAGATGACAAAAGCTCAAAGAAAAGTTTTAAACTAACACCTCGATTTGATTCTTATACGTAGTTTAACACTAAGAGAGAAGAcataatcaaagagatcttgaattCAAAACTGATCAAGCCACCAAGAAAAGCCGGCACCTACCCAGATGCAAAAAACGTGGACAAGTCGAAGTACTGCACTTTCCACCAGAAACACGGCCACAATACTGATGACTGCGTGGTCGCCAAAGACCTTTTAGAACGACTAGCAAGGCAAGGACACCTcgacaaatacattggtggtcaCATAAAAAAACGCGGCCCTAGCTCCACAACAACCGACCTCTCTGAACAAAACCGAGGAAAAGAGAAAGCATCTTGAAGCCAATATGAAAGACCACGAGGTATAATAAATTGCATTTCAGGAGGATACGCTAGTGGAGGATACTCGAATTCGGCAAGGAAAAGATCGTTCAGAGCAATATGCTCGGTAAACGGACCACAGCAAGATGTAGCAATCACTAATCAACAACCAGAAGTCACTTTCACACACGCCTACTTCAACTCCAGTATACAAAACCTGGACGACCCCGTGGTAGTCACCCTTCAGCTAGGGGATCTGTTAGTAAAAAAAGTACTTTTGGATCCCAGAAGCAGTGCTGATGTTCTGTTCTACTCCACATTTCAAAAAATGAAGCTCAGCGACAACATGCTACAGTCCACAGGAGGAGACTTGGTCGGCTTCTCAGGAGAACGAGTCCCAATACTCGGatcagtgtggttacaaaccacactgggtGAGCATCCTCTTTCAGAAACTAATGATATTCAATATTTAGTAGTTGATTGTTTCAGTCCCTATAACCTTATTCTTGGCCGACCTTTTTTGAACAAGTTTGGCGCCATTGTTTCTACCGTTCATCTGTGTGTCAAGTTTCCAATACAGGACGATCAGGTTGTAACAATCCACGGAGATCATAAAGAGGCACGACAATGCTACAACATCAGCATGAAATTCCAAAACCGCTCAACGCAACAAGTCAACAATGTCGACCTCAAACAAAAGAACCACACACTGGCCGACCTTGACCCAAGAGCTGATTTTCTCGAACGCCCAAAACCTTCTGATGACCTGCAAAAAGTGTATTTTAATAATGATCCTAACAAATTTACTTACGTAGGTACATCACTCACCACATCTGAGTTACAGGCCATAACGACCTTCCTGCAAGACCACGCCGACCTTTTTGCGTGGACACCTTTAgacatgtgatgagcggataatttatacgctttttggcattgtttttacatagtttttagtaagtttaagctacctttagggatgttttcattagtttttatgataaattcacatttctggactttactatgagtttgtgtgtttttctgtgatttcaggtaaattctggctgaaattgagggatttgagcaaaactctgaagaaggctgacaaaaggactgctgatgctgttggaatctgacctccctgcactcgaaatggattttctggagatacagaactccaattggcacgctctcaacggcgttggaaagtagacatccagggctttccagcaatatataatagttcataccttattcgaagattgacgacgtaacttggcgttgaacgccaagttcatgctgctgtctggagttaaacgccagaaaaacgtcatgatccggagttgaacgcccaaaacacgtcataactcggagttcaactccaagagaagcctcagctcgtggattgatcaagctcagcccaaacatacaccaagtgggccccggaagtggatttatgcatcaattacttactcatgtaaaccctagaagctagtctagtatatataggacatttatctattgtattaaaaaaaatcttttgatcactttagatcttaggatcagatctttgaacgcatagttcttagaacatgggggctggccattcggccatgcctgaaccttctacttatatattttcaacggtggagtttctgcacaccatagattaagggtgtggagctctgctgtacctcaagtattaatgcaattctattatcttttattcaaatctctcttattcttatgccaagatattcattcgcacccaagaacatgatgaatgtaatgatgaaagtgacgatcattatcattctcacttatgaacgcacgtgattgacaaccacttccgttctacatgcaacagagcttgaatgtatatctcttagattccccaacagaatcttcgtggtataagctagatagatggcggcatttatgaggatccggaaagtctcaccttgtctgtggtattccgagtaggatcctgggaatccggaaagtctaaccttgtctgtggtattccgagtaggattccggtaatgaatgactgtgacgtgcttcaaacttgcaagtgctgggcgttagtgacagacgcaaaagaatcaagggattctattccagtaggcgcaggaaccaaccagtgattagccgtgctgtgacagagtgcgtgagcgtagttttcactgcgaggatgggatgtagccatcaaccatgggtgatgcctccagacgattagccgtgcgagtgacagccgcataggatcattttcccgagaggattgaaagtagccaccgctgatggtgaacccctatacacagcttgccatggaaaggagtaagaaggattgagttgaagcaggagaatagcaggcgtccttgagcatgcagtatctccattcgcttatctgaaatttccaccaatgagtctgcatgagtattctatcccttttattatttattttcttatttctgttttcgaaacccataaaccaatttaatctgcctaactgagatttacaaggtgactgacgattggatttttgacggtttagaatttcactaatgaaatctcgttgtaaagtatagtttctaaaccaaacaataatcctttcgtacaaaaagttgtttgtcactaaaacaaacccctaaatttataaaccgaagtattcaaacctcgggtcgttctccctaggaattgtaatgaagtgtcttgttattggtttgagttatttttggggttttgataagaggcatgaaagataaatgacaagaaagtaaactaaggcctaaaaaggtcttggcaagggttgatggtcaaggatctctatcctaatcactaaccacaatatgagaattggcaaggattaatctcattaaatcatcctctaactagtagtaaaggaaagtcaaatgagctatatcaatcctagtccataagtcctaactctccactaattcaattagtgagaactagagtaaatggctcccaatcatcaattacttggacattagtaactcaagagttcctaagttaccttcccaagccaagaacataaatttctactctaaaatccaaccaagcattccatcaaacacttggaaggcataaaaggaaagcatagtaaaattgcaagaaaagtaaatctacactactcaattgcaaggaattaaacaacaactaaTCAAatgaacacatttattatgaattaccttttattgaattggaagaaagtagaaggaacaatactagatctacaacaaagcataagaacaacatagaagaaaattgcaacaaaagaatggaagaaagatgaatgtaactacaaggatttgagagatagaagtggaagaaagtaaagattaaaacctagatctaagaactaatcctaatcctaattctagagagaagtgagagcttctctctctagaaactacttctaaactaaactatgactaatggttgTGTAATGATTGGAatccccctttgctcttcaatccttggctttaaatagcagtttaggcgccaaagttggttgagattgggccccactacccttcagaattcgttggccacgttttcattaaaaaatcataaaacggcaccgacgcgtacgcgcacatcac
The sequence above is drawn from the Arachis hypogaea cultivar Tifrunner chromosome 4, arahy.Tifrunner.gnm2.J5K5, whole genome shotgun sequence genome and encodes:
- the LOC140184161 gene encoding uncharacterized protein, which produces MAAQIAELNHARIEHNDIDRQQAEDEEHQSQPSHVSKTARGEEQQPEDEKEEADDLVGPFTEEVMNFKLPKRFTLPLTLTSYDGLGDPKKFLKKFRSIMIVNGASDTVLCRCFPNYLDGPALDCLCALPAGSISRFHQLAKLFEEHFAGSAIYLHDSDYLNTIKQGPNESLKDYMTRFTKVAISIPDLHPEVHLHAIKSGLRPGKFQEAIAVAKPKTLAEFREKAKGQIDIEELRQARKSDKSHLREDDKSSKKRGYASGGYSNSARKRSFRAICSVNGPQQDVAITNQQPEVTFTHAYFNSSIQNLDDPVVVTLQLGDLLVKKVLLDPRSSADVLFYSTFQKMKLSDNMLQSTGGDLVGFSGERVPILGSVWLQTTLGEHPLSETNDIQYLVVDCFSPYNLILGRPFLNKFGAIVSTVHLCVKFPIQDDQVVTIHGDHKEARQCYNISMKFQNRSTQQVNNVDLKQKNHTLADLDPRADFLERPKPSDDLQKVYFNNDPNKFTYVGTSLTTSELQAITTFLQDHADLFAWTPLDM